The Catellatospora citrea DNA segment GCACCGGAGTCGTACGGACAGGCGCTGGTGTCGGGCGCCGGTGCCAGGGCGGTCACGCCGACGCTGGGTTCCGTCACGGTGACGACGGTGACCTGACCGGTCCGCAGCTGCGGGGACGGCACGGGGTTGGCACTGGTGAGCGAGCCGAAACCGGTGATCCGGAGGACGTCGCCGGCCTGCGGCGTCTTGCGGTTCAGGGCCAGCGGCCGGATGTCTTTGATCGGGAAGCTGAGCTTTGCCAGCGCCAGATCGGTGGTGGGGGACTGGCGCACGGCGATGACGGTGGCGACGTGACCGATGTCGCTGGTCAGGTCGGCCCGGCCGACAGTGGCGGTGGTCAGGTCGGCGACCGGCCGCTCCACCCGGACGCCGTTGAAGTCCCGGAAGCAGTGTCCCGCGGTGACGATCCACTGTGGTGCGATGAGCGCGCCCGAGCAGGCGCTGTTACGGCGACCACCGTCGGCCGTCGGGATCCCGGTCATGGTCAGCTTGACGGCGAACCGGAACTGGCCGTTGGGCACGACGTCGCTGTTCGCAACGGCGTGTGCCGGACCTGCGGGGAAGATCCCGAGGCCGGCCGCGACGATCGTCGACGCGAGCAGCAGCCCGGCCCGACGAACGCGGTGCTTGAGTGTGACGTCCAAGAACTCGTCCTTCGCTCTGCGCGGGAGGGCCCGCGGCTGTCTGTCATCGCATGCCTCGACGGCGGCAACGACAGACTTCGCTGTCAACTATGGATAGACGTCGAAGACGCGGCCCTGGGTTGTGATCTCCACGCTGTCGATTGATGCCTGGTCGGCACATGTCGCTATAGGACCGGCACGTTCATGCAGGTCCTGACAACCGACGGCGGTCACTGCTCATCGGCGGCCCCGTCGTCGAGCCGGAGCGCCACGAACTCGAGGTCGCCATCGTGGTCGACGCCCACCCGCCGGAAGCCACAGCGCTCAAGGAGCCGCACCGAGGCGGTGTTGCCCGCGAACGCGTCGGCGTGGAGGGGGCGGATCTGCTCGCGCTGCAGGAACTGTCGCAGCGCCGCCGTCCCGACGCCCCGGCACCAGACCCGATTCTGCTCTGCTACCATCCACGTTCGAACATATGTTCGAACGTGGTGGTCCGTCGGTGTCTGGACGGTCCGGTTCTCGGCGAAGGGTGGGTGGGGTGTGGGACGTCTGTGGGCCGGCGGTTCTCGGCATGGCGTGCTGTCGCACCGGGTTCGCGACAACCAGGTGCTGTACGTGGTGCGCCGGGACTGGCCCTACCCGGCGACCCACGAATTCGTCCGGCCGCGGTTGACCGAAGCCGAGGCGGTGCGAGCCGCCGCCGCCGACTTTCGGTACTGGCGGCCCGGCCCGCTGCGCCCGCGGCTGAGCGTGGTGCAGATCAGCGCAAACGACCTGCGTATACACGGCCGGCGTCGCGACTGCATGGCGCCCGACTGCCCGCGGTGACGCCGACCGTTCCCCGGGCCGAACGTGCCGCCGTGACCTGAACCGAGCCCGTGTCAGGGGCCATGACAGCGCCGCGGCAGGCCGGTGTCAGGACAGACCTCGATTGTCGTAGCAGCCGTGACAGCACGGCAGATCCTGGTCCGTCCCGACACCGCCGAAGATCGGAAACCCCGCACCCATGACACGACGCACCCCACCGACCGCGAAGACCTCGGAGGTAAGAAAGCTGCCAGCCGGGTTCGGACGGCTGTGGACCGCACAGACGGTGTCCTCGCTCGGTGACGGGGTGATGCACGCCGCCCTGCCGCTGCTCGCGTTGACGTTGACCCGGGATCCGATGGCGCTCGCCGTCGTCACGGCCGCCGGGACACTGCCCTGGCTGCTGTTCGGGATGCTCGGCGGTGCGCTGGTGGACCGCTGGGACCGCCGACGCACGATGTGGATCGCGGACGCCGCACGTGCGGGACTGCTCGCGATACCGGCGGCCGCCGCCGCGCTCGACGTGCTGAGCATTCCGCTGCTCGCGGCTGTCGCGTTCCTGCTCGGCCTC contains these protein-coding regions:
- a CDS encoding GNAT family N-acetyltransferase; the encoded protein is MVAEQNRVWCRGVGTAALRQFLQREQIRPLHADAFAGNTASVRLLERCGFRRVGVDHDGDLEFVALRLDDGAADEQ
- a CDS encoding S1 family peptidase, whose translation is MDVTLKHRVRRAGLLLASTIVAAGLGIFPAGPAHAVANSDVVPNGQFRFAVKLTMTGIPTADGGRRNSACSGALIAPQWIVTAGHCFRDFNGVRVERPVADLTTATVGRADLTSDIGHVATVIAVRQSPTTDLALAKLSFPIKDIRPLALNRKTPQAGDVLRITGFGSLTSANPVPSPQLRTGQVTVVTVTEPSVGVTALAPAPDTSACPYDSGAPYFMEHGKGRPTLVSVESGGPSCPHSLEERTSRVDNIAEWIKAIIRG